Sequence from the Paramisgurnus dabryanus chromosome 3, PD_genome_1.1, whole genome shotgun sequence genome:
GTGGGCAGCCTACATGTACTTAATTACTTAGTATATGATTCGGAAATGAGAAAAGGAGGTGGAGATGCACTCCTCCACAAAAGAAATGGTTTACCCCAGTTGGGGAGATGTCAGAGAAGGGGGAGCAAGCGTAATGTGAGCACTGCGGAGGGGAATAGCAGCGGCAGCATTGTACACATACAATTCTGCATAGTTGCCGGTAATTACAGGCTACCTCAAAAGATTCATGATATAGATGCTGATGCTGGCACTGAGGTGGACTGTGATACAGGGATCACAGCtgataggagaagagaatgtaAGCTTTAACATAGCCAATCAATGCACATATATCTGCATGACATCTCTGTTGTGAGATCTGGCCCCTCCCATAGCCCCTTTTTCCTCTTCCATTTCCTGAtgttatttctttttttctaaatttaaaatcACTTTCCTCCATCACGGCTCTTTGTGTATAGAGTACATCAATCTTCTCTGTTCTCCTTTCCTGTCCTTAGTACCCCCCTTTTTTTCAAATTTGTCTGCTTCTGGTCTCTCTGCTCCTTTTGTGGTGTTTCCTTTAGTACAATGTGTCAATGAGACTGCTGCATTCACACTGTTTCTATTATTTTTCTGCGCCTTGAGCGATCGTGCTCGTTCTGTTTGGGAGTATTTGGTGCCCTCTGTCTGCCAAATAGCTGACTACGCATGAGACAGACCTCTGCAGTGGTCCAAAATGCATCACAGCAACCTTGGATGTAAAAGTGCTATTCTATGATATATAGACTGTTTAATGTGCAGAATATCAATGAGGCTGTTTACCTGTAGATTAAACCTGTTACTTGttgtgtaaataaaataatatagtGTATATACATTTCAATATGGGAGGGACAATTATGTGTTTTggtcaattttaacataatattgttcttttttatttaaattataattaattttttaagtagAAAATGATGACGCTTGCCAGATGAAGACTCAACAATAAACAAGATGTTTTAGGGTAACAAGATGTTTTATGCTTTATAGGTCTCCTGAGTTGTATGTAGACAGACCAGATGTTATACAAGCCACTGTAAAAGTACTGAATTCAATAATGTAACAACTCAGATTTCACTTTATAATATTAATGTGCTCATCTTCTCATCTCTTTTTGTGTCTTCCTCCCTTTTTTCCTGTCtctcttctctctgtctctgtttTTAGTATGTGGCGTTCGGCTCGCTTCTGTTCATCCTCATCTCCATCTCAACATTTTGCTTGGAGACGCACGAGGCCTTCAACACCATCTACAATAAGACAGAGAACGTGACGGTGGGAAACGTCACACGGGAGGAGGTTGTGTTTGAGGTAGTGACGGACAACTGGCTCACCTACGTGGAGGGAGTCTGTGTCATCTGGTTCACCATCGAGGTGTTCGCTCGCGTGATTTTCTGCCCGGACAAGGCCGAGTTCTTCAAGAGCTCGCTGAACATCATCGACTTTGTAGCCATTCTGCCCTTTTACCTGGAGGTGGCGCTGAGCGGACTCTCCTCTAAAGCAGCTAAAGACGTGCTGGGCTTTTTGCGCGTTGTGCGATTCGTCCGAATCCTGCGAATCTTCAAGCTCACGCGCCATTTCGTGGGACTGAGGGTGTTGGGTCACACGCTCCGCGCCAGCACCAACGAATTCTTGCTCCTCATCATCTTCCTTGCTCTCGGAGTGCTTATCTTCGCCACTATGATCTACTACGCCGAGCGCATCGGCGCGTCCCCGGACGACCCCACGGCGAGCGCCCACACCACCTTTAAAAACATCCCCATTGGCTTTTGGTGGGCGGTGGTGACCATGACGACGCTGGGCTATGGTGACATGTATCCAGAGACATGGTCTGGTATGTTAGTGGGCGCCTTGTGCGCCTTGGCGGGCGTGCTGACCATTGCCATGCCTGTGCCCGTCATTGTGAACAACTTCGGCATGTACTACTCTCTAGCCATGGCCAAGCAGAAGCTACCCAAGAAAAAGAACAAGCACATCCCACGGGCTCCACAGCCTGGATCGCCCAACTACTGTAAACCAGATGCCCTGGCCATGGCCACTGCCTCACCGCACAGGCTCATGGGTAATGTGCTGGGCAGTATGGTGGGCTCTGGAAGCATGGCGGGAGACTGTCCTCTTGCACAGGAGGAAATCATAGAGATTAACAGAGCAGGTGTGTGtgtccatgtgtgtgtgtgtgtgtgtgtatgcgaaGATtacaaaatacatattttttgctATTGACAAACAGCACATGTCCTATGCTTAGAggtgtgtgtgattgtgtgcGTTTATATGCACTTAATGCTGTCATGaacattttgtttatagaccCATGACCATCACTTTTAAGTTTTTATCACTGCCATCACTTTAACAGGGTCTGTTTAATAATCTTGTGTAAGGAAGCGTTCACACAGAACACTTTTTTgcattcaaatgaaataaaagtcAAAAAGTAGTACAAATATCTCTCTGGCACTAGCAATGCCAAACTCAATGGTTCGATTTCCTGaatgttgctttggataaaagtgtacattaaaaagtaatgcaaaagacACATGCTCTGTGTGAACCGCCCTTTACACAGTAATAATGTCATATAATCTTGACAGaaattttatttgaattataGTAGGATTATAtttcaacactgcaaaaaaccCCAGCCACAGCATCTTAGATTACATCCCAGAAAACGTCTCAGCCAATTTTACATCATCTCTTCTCCTGCCCTCATCAAGCCCTCCAAAGAGAAGGAAATATAATCACGAATATCCTCAACCAGCTTCAGGCTCTGACAGTGAGTGGATGATGGACATGGAGctgtttgtgaatgtgtttgtgagtgtgtgtgtgtgtatttttctGTATGTGCGGGTGCCAGTCAAGATCAGTTGGCGAGCTCATGCCGAGAAAACTCCTTCTGTCATATCTGTGCAGGACACGGATATACACACCCCATGCTAAGATTAACATGAGGCAGATTAGTCACAACACTCTCAGATTAGCCTGTGCCATATTTGGCCTTTACCAAAAGCTGACATGTTTTAGAAGCCGAATCAGCACGTGATTTTAAACGGATTTTAAATAGATCCAACACTGCATTCGCAATAATTTGATAACAGGATAATTTTTCATAAcaaaaagtaacatttttagTACCAGCCTGCTCTGATGTGGATGAAAGCTGTCGTTCTGCGCTCCTCCTTTTTGTTTCGCTCATTCTTGGAGTCCTCGCAGCTGGAAGTTCCAGAGGACATAAAAGGGAACATAAACATCCTAAGATGCTCGCTGTGAGAAAATACTTGAGCACATGTGCCCTCCCGTAGCTTCAAATCCCATATGCCCTAACACCTACAATACTGACATCATGTTTGTCATGTGGACAGATGATAAGGCTTTATAAAGTACAAAAAAGTATAAATGTTATAACAAAGTCATTTGTTTTGTCTGCTGTCCCCATGTGCAAGTGAGTGAGTGTTGAGGAAGCTTTAAAACTTTTTCTTAAGATTTAAAATAGCTCGTATGTAAAGTAGTTAAAATGCAGTCTTACTACCCTTTTGAAAATATCCAAGGTCACACTGAAGTTACTTTAGAGAAAAGCATATGATGTGatataattcataatttgatcTGAGCAGTATTTTGTTGAaccaaaaagtttaaataaatgaGCAATTAGGATAATAGCATTCATTTTGGattgtatataatatattttaaaggtcacgttctacctgatcccatttttaaaaatttagttagtgtgtaatgttgctgttagagcattaataatatctgtaaaatgataaagcctacccagtctcatgtagatgcgcataaatagcacaaagtgtgaaaatcgtgcaatacatgtatgtgccaaatttcaatttggtgtgcatatgatacgccagtccttcccattcacttaaacggtgcatctttttttttcgttttatttattggtttctcaaattttttctgttttaaaccattttcgcttggtttagggttagatttgagatttgcttaaggaagttatttaatatacaggtttctccatgtttttgtatatatttaagccatggtcgcttggagttagGGTCAGaatttgggtttgggttaggatgtcatttttataacaaaaagttgttctaaccctaaacccaagcgaaaatggtaaaaaagccaaaaaatgtagaaaccaataaataaaacgacaaaaaagatgcgccgtttaagtgaatgggaaggactggcgtatcatatgcccgccaaattggaatttggtATGTATTGTACGAtttttacacttcgtgctatttatacgcaactcCGTGAGCCTGGGTtggataaagctcaaagttcaatgcccggtgatatattttctttaacaaaattaccctttcaaagcctacagagAATGgtcggtttggactacagccctctacttcctgattgaatgacgtcaataaaacagtttttgactaaactccgtccacaggaatacgtcagtcggcAGCTTTGGCtcaataagcggataactatcaaaaatctgcttattataaaaaaactgttttcatacgtttacatgcaaatcaataaacctgctatgcagacaactgcgtttacatgggacttggagattTTTCAGGTTTCTCCCAGGAAGTGACGTCAccgcctatagtacataatagtcaTTCAAAAAGCCGACGGCATATCTGTATAAAGCTATACTATTGTATCACTTTTCGtttctgcagaacctgtaaatgtaacatgagcttttattttcgcagtttctctgccaactgctttagttgAGAGGGGACTTTTATtgcgttactttgcgcttacttagacatgcgcacatgaacAAAACAATGAGAAAGCCAGTTAAGGTGGAATTAgtaaaaaactacctgtgccgatcgttttttgcttacgccgtttacGGGCTTTTTCCAATAAAAGAATAAAACTGTTTTACGAGTTTACATAACCCcatgtgttatcagtttataatCCGCgtagactgtgcatgtaaacgcactcagtgAAACAGCGCTATAgaaataagtaaattgtgtgaaaaatactgtgttttttttacatgtgaaacatgaacacgttatattgcgcactgtaaacacaatcaaagcttcaaaaacaaagaaagaacgggacctgtAACTAAATACAAATCTATGTAGACAATGCCGCCCAGGGACTcaaacagagtttaaaattcGCATAAAAAAAGTGACCGATCACGGTACACAACTACTTAGTGATAAAATGGCTAACTAGTAAAAAGCTTTActtccaaaaatatcaaaactacTGTCACGCTACTGAAAATGTAGTTTCGTAAAGTCTCCTTTAGTTAATTAAACATAGGAGTGTTTCATTATTTGAGTTACGAGTGGTTATCTGGTTCTGTTTATCCAGGGGTTTGTAAAAGGTTTATGGCCTCACTGTTAATAAAGTGTGTACTATCTAGTGTATATCTAATTTATGCATGTTGTAAACAATCATTTATCACACTTTGGCACCTGTCCTGTATGCATAAGTACATGATCATTTCAGATTTCGTGGTTTGTGGATTTCTGCCATCTCAGATCAAAATGTGTAATTTCTTCAAATGAGGACCGATTGCGTAACAGGCCTTTTCCTTCCTATGCGATCCACTTCTTTATTTTTATCTCTTCCATGTCTTTAGCAAGCATTGCCCGTGGCTTATTTCTGTAAATTGTTGAGCAGTAACTCAAGTCAGATTATATGTGACAGCTGTGTCGGAAGCTATAAGTACAAGTGCCCCTGCAGCTTCTTTGTTTGCGTGTGTGCGCATCTGACTCTTCATTCATTTTGTGTATGATGTGGTGTGTGCGATGTTGTGTGCCTGCTCCCCTGCGCCATTTTAATCAAGTGTCACTGATGTGCTTTTGTCCCATTTCCTCTTTCACTCTCATcccctttttcttttttttgttataCATCCCTTGACTGTCTTCTTCACTGATCTCTGTCTTTTCACGTAACTATATATCATCACATATAAATTACTGCTCCATCTAATTTGCTTTCGTTCTGTCCTTTATCTTttcttttattcattcatttttcttTCTGCATTGTTAGACTCAAAGCAGAATGGGGATGCTGCAAATGCAGCTCTGGCCAATGAAGACTGTCCCACCATAGACCAGGTGCTGGGGCCAGACGACAGGAGTCCAGCCACTGGTGGGTTGGGGACATGCACGGGGCGCGAACGTTACCCCCACGACCGGGCCTGCTTCCTCCTCAGTACCGGAGAGTTCCGCACCACAGACAGCAATGTCAGGAAAGGTATGCAACACCCCTACACAAACACATCTGAATATACTCACACTTTTAGCACAAAGAAAAAGAAAGGTAAGTTATTTAAATTCAAATGCttaaacacacatacagtacattacaaACAAAACAGTTATAACGTACACAGCATAGAAATATGCCCTGAAACAGGTCCATCCACATATAACTTACATCAGAGTTCCTTTTGCACACATTTCTCTTCATCATTCACAATATCAGTCATTCTGAATGGCAGTCATCATTAGCAAAGCTTCAGTCACCTGCAGTAACAATTCAATTTATAGCTTTCTAAGCAGCTATCTAGCCCTTGCTCTCAATCATTGATTTATTATTTCATTCTCTCTTCCTCACCATGCTGTGTCCATCCTTTTTCCCCACCCTTCATCTGACTTGCTTTTGTCCCACTCTTCCTCATCATCTCGCATTGTCCGTCTCACCTCTTCTTACATCCGTCCACATCTTGTATTCTTTTGCGCCTGCATGTTTTACTTGTACTGTCCTCCTCACCATATCACCATTTTTTTACTGCTGCCTCTTTTCACCAACTGCCACCGATCCCAAATACACCTCCTTACACAACCAAATCCTAAATCCCCCCACAAAAACACTAGAATCTGCAGCCGACTACCCAGTCTCCCCCCGAGGAGAGGAGTGGTTCAAGCCGGAAGGGCTACTGCTGCAACAGGACCTCAATGCCAATTCTGCCACATCCTGGATCAAACCATAGTGAATGAGAGGTAACCATAAAAAGCCACTAGGAATTAGCACACTtgtaaaattgcattttaacataCAACCTCGGCACTTATTTCAACTGGCACCTTTACAAATATCAGTAGTCACATTCTCAACGCACAATACTGAACTGTACTCGACACAGACACTCAGCTCACTTTAAGCTTTCAGAGAGATTGGTGCCTCTATGAAAAATGCATGATGGGTAATTTTTAGTTTACAGTAAAAGTACATTATGTATTACAAGAAAACAGAATGCTTTTAAGTGTATCGGGGGGATAAGGCATTGTATGtattctgtctgtgtgtttttgtatattATAAGACTGATCTGAGTATTAAAATTTGCATAAAATGTTCACAATATAATCACAACAGACTAAAGTCAATGTCTGATTCCTCGCTCTAACTCGGATGTTAAGAGTTTGCTTGGGATATAGTATTACTGTAAGCGTATAAGTGATGTTAAATTATATTGTTGGTATATTTATAGTCTTCACGCCCTCATCATCCTCAGTAACATCACAGCTCTGTCTCTTCCATTCTGTCTTTCTCTCCATTTTACCCTTTCAAGTCATTCTGTCACTTTTTTCATCAAGCTTCTGATTTTTTTACTTCCTTCTTTTTTCTTAACTTTATTGCGCATCAGACAGAAAGGGTACTAAATGATAATGTTCACATTTTAACCCATTATGGTTTAACACATTCAAGGTCACACATTCAAGGTTAAAACACGTTTGTATAAATGAACATGTGCcttatatatttactgtatgtgtgtgaaagatgatttgtgtgtctgtgttttggGGGGTGTtgtattttctgatgtgttCTGAGGTGAGCTTGTCTGACGAGCTGTTGTTGTTATCTTCTTCCTCAGGTTGTGTCGTGTCATGCGTTTGTATGTCAGCTCTTGTTGCTACACCGTTACACTGTCTTCCCATGTTTGTGTGTTGTCGTGTGTGTGCACTGTATTCCATTTGGTGTTGCTGTGACTTCTTCCTCCTCCTTTTGCCTAACAGTGACCTTTCACCTTTGTCGAATGCCCCTCGGGTTTTCATTTGAAGAAAACCTGTACTCGGTATAATTGCGTACCGTGTTTGTCTTTCTAAAACCAAATGCTGAAATGTTTAGGGGTTTTGGTGAGCAGTCACTGAGAAGGTTGTGTtaatttgctttattttttatgttttgttttttgaataAAGCTGGTTTCTTCTCTCTCCTGGAACTGCCCTCCACTCTGGGGTCCACTGACCAGTGTTTCATCACAGCCAGCAGATGAGCCTCTCAAACCTTTAAGTCTGTAGAGTTCAACAGTGACCACTCACTTTTCTGTGGCATTGGTTGTAGTGTTTTTCCCATTCATTTTCTCTAAATAGTTTAATGCATTGATTAGTAATCAGTTCCATGAACCAAATTCAACAGCTCCAATATGAATAATGACTTTATAAACTTTGCTTAAAAGCATTAAGTAAaaatccttaaagggatagttcagaaaaaaatgaaaattaccccatgatgtactcaccctcaagccatccgagATACATACATTATGTTTATCATCTTTCGGGCACACAAAATGTgagttattttataaaatgtgcagctcttccaagctttataatggtggAAAACTTTACAGCctaaaaaagtgcatccatcctttacaGAGGATCTATTCTAACAAGATCTTACTCACCAGTGCATTCCAGCCACCTGAAGATAGTcattatagtttataaaattttaagtatggatatttttcttacaaaattgcattgattaccctcagaaggcctttattgacccctggagctgtgtggattacttctgtgaaggatggatgcacttggTGTTTGAAAGTTGTGGACCCTGTTTTCTACGCTATGAAGCTTGGAAGAGCCctaacattttcttaaataactCAAATTGTGTTAGTCTGATGATGTACACGCAGTATGCATCCCAGGTGAtgtaagggtgagtaaatcaaaACTATTTTTTTGCTTTAACAAAGCGCGAGTCCCATGAAGTATTTTAAAACatgtaccgtattttccggactatagacccttttacagctcacgtgatcaaatagcctgcacgcgcatttgggcaacagaagtggtgttttTCCCAAGTGGTTCTAACATGTTAGcaaagtttattaaaatggttttccagcatcaaaatgtctggttgttgtgTTTGGTttcactaatataatatactaatatacgaatatatgtatctggccactttatatttggctatctgctaacgtcttctattcactccactatagtacacggatctggtagctgttttaaaaaagttgataagttaactttttaaaataactttctctgtctgtgttgcttcactgctggttcttgccatacttctgttgccaaactgcgcgcgcatacgttgccacgtcatcattgtgtacaaacagtaatttacacgatacacaatagcatacagaacatacctggaaGGCTGAATAGGACAGATGAACAGAAAGCCAACAAACATCAAGTTCGCAGGCTCGTCATCCCACATCACTGagtccattgaattacataaatacaggtgCAGCATGGGGTGGTGATGGCACAGTGGAAAAGATCCAcacctttggtgtgagagacccgggttcaaatccactgtcacacaccattgtgtccctgagcaagacacttaacccatagttgctccagaggcgtgtgacctctgacatatatagcaattgtaagtcgcctTGC
This genomic interval carries:
- the kcnc3a gene encoding potassium voltage-gated channel subfamily C member 3a isoform X7, which codes for MCVCSVTHALPAREQSQTHNELLPPPSLLGSLSSSPTPCSSMLSSVCVSTFKGRKGGNKSSSKACYSADMTCPSESDKIVINCGGVRHETYRSTLKTLPGTRLSWLTEPDAFSNFDYDPKSDEFFFDRHPNTFAFILNYYRTGKLHCPNDVCGPLFEEELAFWGIDETDVEACCWMNYRQHRDAEEALDSFETPEPDPPEDDPALTGGADGDLKRLCLQEDGRNPSWWSIWQPRIWALFEDPYSSKYARYVAFGSLLFILISISTFCLETHEAFNTIYNKTENVTVGNVTREEVVFEVVTDNWLTYVEGVCVIWFTIEVFARVIFCPDKAEFFKSSLNIIDFVAILPFYLEVALSGLSSKAAKDVLGFLRVVRFVRILRIFKLTRHFVGLRVLGHTLRASTNEFLLLIIFLALGVLIFATMIYYAERIGASPDDPTASAHTTFKNIPIGFWWAVVTMTTLGYGDMYPETWSGMLVGALCALAGVLTIAMPVPVIVNNFGMYYSLAMAKQKLPKKKNKHIPRAPQPGSPNYCKPDALAMATASPHRLMGNVLGSMVGSGSMAGDCPLAQEEIIEINRADSKQNGDAANAALANEDCPTIDQVLGPDDRSPATGGLGTCTGRERYPHDRACFLLSTGEFRTTDSNVRKAAGYEKSRSLNNISGMSGAPLRLTPITPINNQPYEPYETPGPLRRCRSPIPSIL